In Deferribacteraceae bacterium V6Fe1, one genomic interval encodes:
- a CDS encoding NAD(P)H-hydrate dehydratase has translation MEILLSKQMEAADKHAIEVLKIPSVVLMENAAIAVTEEIAKDLDNSSKICIVCGSGNNGGDGFAVARQLVNRGYFVDVVALNVDNLKGDAKTNYEILLKLPVRIYQDNFLNLDFSNYDAIIDAIFGTGLNRRVEGEIETLIQKINISGRHIYAIDIPSGLSGSSSEILGTNINAFKTITFCRPKLPHVMYPAKLFCGYVIVKNISIPDSSVTFTKPDNFLLNKETVPKILPRKPDSHKGSYGHTVIVAGSIGKIGAGILSAKACINSGSGLTTVVTPKNFINAFHGHLPEAMCFNTDSEDFLTLKDLDAVIEFVADKSCLAIGPGLGTKAETSEFVENIIKKTKNKLVIDADGINLIKPEWFEYLAFRTVLTPHIGEFCRLTCLSKEELIKDRLNICKDFAVKHSVFLILKSADTIITTPDGKSYIFNEGSTALAKGGSGDVLTGLIASFVSQGYSIEDACKIAVYIHGKTGRYIEAKYNCMFPKASDLCDNLWVTMNELL, from the coding sequence GTGGAAATACTTTTATCAAAGCAGATGGAAGCTGCCGATAAACACGCCATAGAAGTTTTAAAGATTCCTTCTGTTGTGCTTATGGAAAATGCAGCCATTGCAGTAACAGAAGAGATTGCCAAAGACTTGGATAATAGTTCTAAAATATGCATAGTGTGCGGCTCTGGCAATAATGGCGGGGACGGCTTTGCCGTGGCAAGGCAGCTCGTAAACAGAGGATATTTTGTAGATGTTGTTGCATTAAATGTGGATAATTTGAAAGGGGATGCAAAAACAAATTATGAAATACTTTTAAAGCTGCCGGTGAGGATTTACCAAGATAATTTTTTAAATTTAGACTTTTCTAATTACGATGCAATTATTGATGCTATTTTTGGCACAGGTCTTAATAGACGAGTAGAAGGTGAAATTGAAACTCTTATACAGAAAATTAATATTTCAGGAAGGCACATTTATGCCATAGATATCCCGAGCGGACTTAGCGGTAGCTCGTCTGAAATCTTGGGTACAAATATAAATGCTTTTAAAACAATTACTTTTTGCAGGCCCAAATTGCCGCATGTGATGTACCCGGCAAAGTTATTTTGTGGATATGTAATTGTTAAAAATATATCAATTCCAGACAGCTCCGTAACTTTTACAAAACCTGATAATTTTTTGTTAAACAAAGAAACAGTGCCGAAGATTTTGCCGAGAAAGCCTGACTCCCATAAGGGGAGTTATGGGCATACCGTTATTGTTGCCGGCTCAATTGGCAAAATAGGTGCAGGTATTTTATCTGCGAAGGCTTGTATTAATTCAGGCAGCGGCCTTACTACCGTTGTGACGCCCAAAAATTTTATTAATGCGTTTCACGGACATTTGCCTGAAGCTATGTGTTTTAATACTGATTCGGAAGATTTTTTAACTTTGAAAGATTTGGATGCCGTAATCGAGTTTGTAGCTGATAAAAGCTGCTTGGCAATAGGCCCGGGTCTTGGCACAAAAGCTGAAACATCTGAGTTTGTCGAAAATATAATTAAAAAGACAAAAAACAAGCTTGTCATAGATGCAGATGGCATTAATCTGATTAAGCCTGAATGGTTTGAATATTTGGCATTCAGAACAGTATTAACTCCTCATATCGGTGAGTTTTGCAGACTGACCTGTCTTTCAAAGGAAGAGTTAATAAAAGACAGGTTAAATATTTGCAAAGATTTTGCAGTTAAACACTCAGTTTTTTTAATATTAAAAAGTGCCGATACAATAATCACTACCCCTGATGGTAAATCTTATATATTTAATGAGGGGAGCACAGCTCTTGCCAAAGGGGGGAGCGGAGATGTGTTGACAGGGCTGATTGCTTCATTTGTTTCACAAGGATATAGTATTGAAGATGCTTGTAAAATTGCCGTTTATATTCACGGAAAAACAGGAAGATATATCGAGGCCAAATATAACTGTATGTTTCCTAAAGCTTCTGATTTATGCGATAATCTGTGGGTGACAATGAATGAATTATTATAA
- the rfaE1 gene encoding D-glycero-beta-D-manno-heptose-7-phosphate kinase, producing MKKYADIINNFKNLKILVIGDLMLDVFLYGDVERISPEAPVPVVKVSNMLHVPGGAANVSSNLKSLGADVTLCGVVGDDETGKKFKHIISSQNINAFFLNDGRRTSIKTRVVASNQQVVRYDVEDNKKLSGRYIKEIENFLKNRIKEFRAIIISDYGKGVVTKKLIEVVSKLANENKIPLTVDPKIENFKFYKGVTCITPNTKEASEGSGVNIKDNVTLLKAAKKIMSRLNPETLLITRGSKGMAFFDRDGNVVKVPALAKEVFDVTGAGDTVISVFTAAIAAGASYIDAMKLSNLAGSIVVGKMGTATVTPDELTDKLNLMAEMER from the coding sequence ATGAAAAAGTATGCAGATATAATCAATAATTTTAAAAACTTGAAAATTCTTGTTATCGGGGATCTGATGCTCGATGTGTTTCTCTATGGAGATGTGGAAAGGATATCCCCTGAAGCGCCTGTCCCTGTGGTAAAAGTGTCAAATATGCTTCATGTCCCCGGTGGAGCTGCCAACGTGTCTTCAAATTTAAAATCACTTGGTGCTGATGTTACATTGTGTGGTGTGGTGGGGGATGATGAAACCGGTAAGAAGTTTAAACATATTATATCATCTCAAAATATAAATGCTTTTTTTCTTAATGACGGCAGGCGCACAAGTATAAAGACAAGAGTCGTTGCGTCAAATCAGCAGGTTGTAAGATATGACGTGGAAGATAATAAAAAGCTTTCAGGCAGATATATAAAAGAGATTGAAAATTTTTTAAAAAACAGAATCAAAGAATTTAGGGCAATTATAATCTCCGATTACGGGAAAGGGGTGGTTACAAAGAAGCTGATTGAAGTGGTAAGTAAACTGGCAAATGAGAATAAAATCCCTTTGACAGTTGATCCGAAGATTGAAAATTTCAAATTTTATAAAGGGGTGACCTGTATTACTCCAAATACAAAAGAGGCTTCCGAAGGCTCAGGGGTAAATATAAAAGATAATGTTACTTTGCTGAAGGCTGCAAAGAAAATCATGAGTAGGCTTAACCCCGAAACCCTTTTAATAACAAGGGGGAGTAAAGGGATGGCTTTTTTTGACAGAGACGGCAATGTGGTAAAAGTGCCTGCACTTGCAAAAGAGGTATTTGACGTCACAGGGGCAGGGGATACGGTTATTTCAGTATTTACGGCTGCTATTGCTGCCGGTGCAAGCTATATAGATGCTATGAAACTGTCTAATCTTGCAGGCTCTATTGTTGTAGGCAAAATGGGAACTGCAACCGTAACACCCGATGAGCTGACCGATAAGCTCAATCTTATGGCAGAGATGGAGAGATAG
- a CDS encoding Trm112 family protein, translating to MSIKKELLDILACPKCKGDIRLSKDEKYIVCDACKLLYEIKEDIPVMLIDEAKEVEDTNQY from the coding sequence ATGTCAATAAAAAAAGAATTGTTGGATATTTTGGCTTGTCCAAAGTGCAAAGGGGACATCAGACTGTCAAAAGACGAAAAATATATTGTTTGTGATGCATGTAAATTGCTCTATGAGATTAAGGAAGATATTCCTGTTATGCTTATTGATGAGGCAAAAGAAGTGGAGGATACTAATCAGTATTAA
- a CDS encoding TetR/AcrR family transcriptional regulator → MSTKEKIINAAFELFSTKGYIGTTTKEIAQLANVSEVTIFRHFSTKENIFEAVIQTKSFLPSLKNLIPKVNSLSLKDALIEIALQYTKTLISKKGAIKIFFSEVDRYPERVRESHNAMVDEMDRILTKFLMSKLTKYSDKDMKLITKMFWYIIFGYFLENEIIKNEVSDFDLLRKIFDRKIDFFLNGIL, encoded by the coding sequence TTGAGTACAAAAGAGAAAATTATTAATGCGGCATTTGAGCTTTTTTCCACCAAGGGGTATATCGGCACTACTACCAAAGAGATAGCTCAACTTGCAAATGTTTCTGAAGTTACAATTTTTAGACATTTCAGTACAAAGGAAAACATTTTTGAAGCTGTAATTCAGACAAAATCATTTCTGCCAAGCCTTAAAAATCTAATCCCTAAAGTAAATTCGCTTAGTTTAAAAGATGCTCTCATTGAAATTGCACTGCAATATACCAAAACCTTAATCTCTAAAAAAGGCGCCATCAAAATTTTCTTTTCAGAGGTTGACAGATATCCGGAGAGAGTAAGAGAAAGCCATAATGCCATGGTGGATGAAATGGACAGAATTTTGACCAAATTTTTAATGTCCAAACTGACAAAATATTCAGACAAAGATATGAAATTAATCACAAAAATGTTTTGGTATATAATTTTCGGCTATTTTCTTGAAAATGAAATAATTAAAAACGAAGTTTCAGACTTTGACCTATTAAGAAAAATTTTTGACAGAAAAATAGATTTTTTCCTAAATGGAATTTTATAA
- a CDS encoding efflux RND transporter periplasmic adaptor subunit, giving the protein MLKKLFITSFLLLFLVAANAQEMPAPHVDVFEISGFKPYVFEATYPAKVKAYNVATVVAKVSGTILNQSFKEGEFVEKGAPLFKIDDEIYKSDVEIIKSQLDVAKVQLEKAKADFERVSQSFKENVVSKQDFDNAKFALEQAKSNIALINSQLKKAQINLDYTNILATEKGYLGLKMVNIGDFVTPGTPVVTITDSTKVYVEFSLPDKDFSNLKNDLGDFSNVNLTLSGFENLNGKITFVDSKVDEATSTVKFRGLIDNKDKLLTPGIFVRVNFKSVTSKNLVKIPQKAVLQNPMGTICFVVENDVVGVRPLQIVESKDDFYFVQGPFKPNDKVITNNFFKVKPGTKVVIDKVIKEVN; this is encoded by the coding sequence ATGTTAAAAAAATTATTCATCACAAGCTTTTTACTACTTTTTTTAGTGGCTGCAAACGCACAAGAGATGCCAGCACCACACGTGGATGTCTTTGAAATCAGCGGGTTTAAGCCATATGTTTTTGAGGCTACTTACCCCGCAAAAGTCAAAGCATATAATGTGGCAACAGTCGTTGCAAAAGTATCAGGCACTATTTTAAATCAATCCTTCAAAGAGGGTGAATTTGTTGAAAAGGGTGCACCCCTTTTTAAAATCGACGATGAAATTTACAAAAGTGATGTGGAAATTATCAAATCACAACTTGATGTTGCAAAAGTTCAGCTTGAAAAAGCAAAAGCAGATTTTGAAAGGGTAAGTCAATCTTTCAAAGAAAACGTTGTAAGCAAACAAGATTTTGACAATGCCAAATTTGCTCTTGAGCAGGCAAAATCAAATATAGCACTAATAAACAGCCAGCTTAAAAAAGCTCAAATTAACCTTGATTATACCAACATATTGGCTACCGAAAAAGGATATTTAGGGCTGAAAATGGTAAATATAGGCGACTTTGTCACACCGGGGACACCTGTAGTAACCATTACGGACAGCACAAAGGTATATGTGGAATTTTCATTACCCGACAAAGATTTTTCCAACCTTAAAAATGACCTTGGGGATTTTTCTAATGTTAATCTAACATTATCCGGGTTTGAAAACTTAAACGGTAAAATTACCTTTGTGGATTCAAAAGTCGACGAAGCTACATCTACGGTAAAATTCAGAGGTTTGATTGACAACAAAGACAAATTATTAACTCCGGGTATATTTGTAAGGGTAAACTTTAAAAGTGTCACTTCCAAAAATCTTGTCAAAATCCCTCAAAAAGCAGTTTTGCAAAATCCTATGGGGACAATCTGCTTTGTGGTTGAAAATGATGTCGTAGGGGTAAGACCGCTTCAAATTGTAGAAAGTAAAGACGATTTTTATTTCGTGCAAGGTCCTTTCAAACCGAATGACAAGGTAATTACAAATAACTTTTTCAAGGTAAAACCCGGAACAAAAGTCGTAATTGACAAAGTAATTAAAGAGGTTAACTAA
- a CDS encoding multidrug efflux RND transporter permease subunit, whose translation MFSKFFIERPRFSTVIAITIILLGLIALKNLPVKEYPTLTPPQINISAIYPGADADTISKTVAAPLEEAINGVNDLIYMTSTASSGILTISAYFEIGTDPEIAKVDINNRIQTALNLLPEAVRRQGIQVRERTPDLLKVYAFVSEGEKKSDTEISNFIQINVLDDIKRIKGVGDAVIFGEKKYAVRVWIKPDKLASLNLTPIDIYQAISSQNAENPGGGISQEPLSKDSSFSYTVKGEGRLQTVKEFENIIIRSNPNGSAIRLKDLADIRLESENYYVNAYYNNQPAIPMGIFLAPGANALEVAKAVDEKINELSTSFPKDIKYHTPYNPTIFINESIHEVIVTLLIAVALVVFVIYIFLGSFRATFIPLLAIPVSIIGTFAGLYALGFSINLLTLFGLILAIGLVVDDAIVVIENVERVMREEKLGRKEATIKAMEQITTPIIAIVLVLSAVFIPASFIKGFSGEMFKQFAITISISMILSGIVALTLTPALCAMFLRETEKKPILPIRLFQAFFQKATTGFTKGVKLIIKMAIINVLVFGIVIFASYKIYKLLPTGLVPIEDKGSIFTLTYLMPGSSLKRTSDVVNNEVEKQLLANKHVNKEVSIVGLDLSAFSYKTDSAITFSQLTDWSERKNKDESSMAIAANFMRQFSASKEALIFTVNPPPIMGMSMTGGFELYIQDRTGADIQVLNKYVQEIVAKANQRQELMGVRSTLNTNVPQYKIEVDREKAKALGVAISDIYTTIQLTFAKGYVNDYNLFGRTYHVNIQASEEFRDNIDDYRNIFVRSNTGKLIPISSLISLKRIVSASVIERFNMFPAAKILGDPKPGFSSGDAMRAIQEVAKEVLPEGYTTAWAGTSFQEVRVKQSGSTAYVFSIIFVLLILVALYESWMAPLSIILSIPFAIFGALLGVFVFRLENDIYLQVGIITLIGLAAKNAILIVEFAEERYKIKGMNILDAVIEASKIRFRPIVMTSFAFIAGTVPLILSSGAGANSRHIIGHTVVWGMVAATFIGTFFIPLLYYMVIRIKMIFKRK comes from the coding sequence ATGTTTTCTAAATTTTTTATAGAAAGGCCAAGGTTTTCAACTGTTATTGCAATAACAATAATTTTGTTAGGGCTTATAGCTTTGAAAAATCTACCGGTTAAAGAATATCCCACCCTGACCCCGCCACAGATAAATATTTCAGCAATTTATCCGGGAGCAGATGCGGATACTATTTCAAAAACAGTTGCAGCACCCCTTGAAGAGGCTATAAACGGTGTTAATGATTTAATTTATATGACAAGTACGGCTTCTTCAGGTATTTTAACCATCAGTGCTTATTTTGAAATAGGGACTGACCCTGAAATTGCAAAAGTTGACATAAATAACAGGATTCAAACGGCGCTAAACCTTTTGCCTGAAGCTGTCAGAAGACAGGGGATACAGGTAAGAGAAAGGACTCCTGACCTTTTAAAGGTGTATGCTTTTGTGTCTGAAGGGGAAAAGAAAAGCGATACGGAGATAAGCAACTTTATTCAAATAAATGTCCTTGATGATATTAAAAGGATTAAAGGGGTAGGAGATGCGGTAATATTCGGTGAAAAAAAATATGCCGTGAGAGTTTGGATAAAACCGGACAAACTTGCATCTTTAAACCTGACTCCAATTGACATCTATCAGGCGATTTCATCTCAAAATGCTGAAAATCCCGGCGGTGGTATATCTCAGGAGCCTTTATCCAAAGATTCGTCATTTAGCTACACAGTCAAAGGTGAGGGCAGACTTCAAACAGTAAAAGAGTTTGAAAATATCATAATCCGCTCAAACCCTAACGGCTCGGCTATCAGACTAAAAGATTTGGCGGATATCAGACTCGAATCTGAAAACTATTATGTAAACGCATATTACAATAACCAGCCTGCTATCCCAATGGGTATTTTCCTTGCACCTGGAGCAAATGCTTTGGAGGTTGCAAAGGCTGTAGATGAAAAGATTAATGAACTTTCAACATCGTTTCCAAAAGATATAAAATATCACACTCCATATAACCCTACAATTTTTATCAATGAATCGATACATGAGGTTATTGTCACACTTCTTATAGCGGTCGCATTGGTAGTGTTTGTGATTTACATATTCTTAGGCTCATTCAGGGCAACATTTATTCCACTTCTTGCGATACCCGTTTCAATTATCGGGACATTTGCAGGGCTTTACGCTCTCGGATTTTCTATAAACCTGCTTACCCTCTTCGGACTTATCCTTGCCATTGGCCTTGTAGTGGATGATGCCATTGTTGTTATCGAAAACGTAGAGCGGGTTATGCGCGAAGAAAAATTGGGCAGAAAAGAGGCTACAATTAAAGCAATGGAACAAATCACTACACCTATAATCGCAATTGTGCTCGTCTTATCCGCTGTTTTTATCCCTGCCTCTTTTATAAAAGGGTTTAGCGGTGAGATGTTTAAGCAATTTGCCATCACCATATCGATATCAATGATATTAAGCGGTATTGTCGCCTTGACGCTTACCCCTGCACTTTGCGCAATGTTTTTGAGGGAAACAGAAAAGAAACCGATTTTACCAATCAGACTATTCCAGGCATTTTTTCAAAAAGCCACAACCGGGTTTACAAAAGGGGTAAAACTAATCATAAAAATGGCAATAATAAACGTGCTTGTCTTTGGAATTGTTATTTTTGCCTCTTACAAAATATACAAGCTTTTACCGACAGGTCTTGTCCCGATAGAAGATAAGGGCTCAATATTTACGCTAACTTATCTAATGCCAGGCTCTTCTCTTAAAAGGACAAGCGATGTAGTCAACAATGAAGTGGAAAAGCAGCTTTTGGCAAATAAACACGTAAACAAAGAGGTGTCTATTGTAGGGCTTGATTTGTCAGCATTCTCATACAAAACAGATTCAGCCATTACCTTTTCCCAATTAACAGATTGGAGCGAAAGGAAAAATAAAGATGAATCGTCAATGGCAATTGCGGCTAATTTTATGAGACAATTTTCCGCAAGCAAAGAAGCTCTGATTTTTACGGTGAACCCGCCTCCAATAATGGGGATGAGTATGACAGGGGGGTTTGAGCTTTATATTCAGGATAGGACTGGTGCCGACATACAAGTATTAAATAAATATGTTCAAGAAATTGTTGCAAAAGCCAATCAGAGACAAGAATTAATGGGGGTACGCTCCACACTTAATACAAACGTGCCTCAATACAAGATAGAAGTAGACAGGGAAAAGGCTAAAGCGCTCGGAGTGGCTATTTCAGATATTTATACCACAATTCAGCTGACTTTTGCCAAAGGGTATGTAAATGACTACAACCTTTTCGGTAGGACATACCACGTAAATATTCAAGCAAGTGAAGAATTTAGAGATAATATAGATGATTACAGGAATATTTTTGTAAGATCAAACACCGGCAAACTTATCCCTATAAGCTCTCTTATTTCACTTAAAAGAATTGTGTCTGCATCTGTAATCGAAAGATTTAATATGTTTCCCGCTGCAAAAATTTTAGGTGACCCAAAGCCCGGATTTTCTTCCGGTGATGCGATGAGAGCAATACAAGAGGTGGCAAAAGAGGTATTACCGGAAGGCTACACCACTGCTTGGGCGGGGACCTCTTTTCAGGAAGTGAGAGTCAAGCAATCAGGCAGCACCGCTTATGTATTTTCTATCATATTTGTGCTTTTGATCTTGGTAGCTCTTTATGAAAGTTGGATGGCTCCTCTTTCCATTATACTGTCAATACCATTTGCCATATTTGGGGCACTGCTCGGTGTATTTGTGTTTAGATTGGAAAATGATATCTATCTTCAGGTAGGTATTATTACACTTATAGGGCTTGCAGCCAAAAATGCCATTCTAATTGTAGAGTTTGCGGAAGAAAGATACAAAATAAAAGGGATGAATATTTTAGACGCCGTTATTGAGGCATCAAAAATCAGATTTAGACCTATCGTAATGACATCCTTTGCATTCATAGCCGGGACAGTGCCACTTATATTAAGTAGCGGTGCAGGTGCCAACAGCAGGCATATTATAGGGCATACGGTAGTATGGGGGATGGTTGCCGCCACATTTATCGGCACATTCTTTATCCCTTTGCTTTACTACATGGTAATCAGAATAAAAATGATATTTAAAAGGAAGTAG
- a CDS encoding efflux transporter outer membrane subunit, translating to MKKIVISLTIGLLLTSCSFAPKYVRPNIELPQSKIVDNKTEISIQWWKGYNNERLNQLIDYALKNNDNLLIAFEKINEASATFNLAKANLYPNTFAAGNASRTKVSEEVSSTGQSYTTNSFSISGGVSYEIDLFGKLKNQKKAQLALLLSQKSYADAVRIKLISDVAATYFELCAIDKQIEIEKKLIERYEESYNYRQKQYKYGLINELAVQQEKANLDGSKLSLEVLQENRKLLANVLSLLLGKSPSEIFGSSYNICEKMPEPISIPPFIPSEVVEKRPDIIQAEENLKAANFAIGVAKAAYFPNISLTGALGLQSTDLTNLFQSSANFWNIGGSITTPIFDFGRIKANVKITDSKQKQALLNYIFTVKNAFKEILDAFISLESIQRQIEIQKTQIENFERILEIAEKQYKNGVIDYITVIDAKRNLEKTHINLVNLNKEYLKQLALLYKAMGEN from the coding sequence ATGAAAAAAATAGTGATTTCTTTAACTATAGGCTTACTTTTGACTTCATGCTCTTTTGCCCCGAAATATGTCAGACCCAATATCGAGCTGCCACAGTCAAAGATTGTCGATAACAAAACGGAAATTTCAATTCAGTGGTGGAAAGGGTACAATAATGAAAGGTTAAATCAACTTATCGACTATGCCTTAAAAAATAATGACAATCTCCTTATTGCCTTTGAAAAGATAAACGAAGCATCCGCAACATTCAATTTGGCAAAGGCAAACCTATACCCAAACACTTTTGCGGCAGGCAATGCATCAAGGACTAAAGTGAGCGAAGAGGTTTCATCGACAGGTCAAAGCTATACCACAAATAGTTTTTCAATTTCAGGCGGTGTTTCTTACGAAATAGACCTTTTCGGCAAACTTAAAAATCAGAAAAAAGCTCAGCTTGCCCTTTTGCTGTCCCAAAAAAGCTATGCGGATGCCGTAAGGATAAAACTGATTTCGGATGTAGCTGCAACTTATTTTGAACTTTGCGCCATAGATAAACAGATAGAAATCGAAAAAAAGCTTATAGAAAGATACGAGGAGAGCTACAATTATAGGCAAAAGCAATATAAATATGGCCTAATAAATGAGCTTGCCGTCCAGCAGGAGAAAGCCAACCTTGACGGCTCAAAACTTAGTCTTGAGGTATTGCAGGAAAACAGAAAACTCCTTGCAAATGTATTGTCACTGCTACTTGGGAAAAGCCCTTCCGAGATTTTTGGCAGCAGCTACAACATATGTGAGAAGATGCCGGAACCAATCAGTATACCCCCATTTATACCGTCTGAAGTCGTAGAAAAAAGACCTGACATAATACAAGCTGAAGAAAATTTAAAGGCCGCAAACTTTGCTATCGGCGTAGCAAAAGCTGCGTATTTCCCAAACATTTCCCTTACCGGTGCACTTGGACTACAAAGCACAGATTTGACAAACCTTTTTCAATCATCTGCTAACTTTTGGAATATTGGTGGCAGTATAACAACACCTATTTTTGACTTTGGCAGGATTAAGGCGAATGTAAAGATAACCGATTCAAAACAGAAGCAGGCACTTTTAAATTATATTTTTACAGTAAAAAACGCATTCAAAGAGATACTTGACGCATTTATCAGCCTCGAGTCGATACAAAGGCAGATAGAGATTCAAAAAACTCAAATTGAAAACTTTGAAAGGATACTTGAAATAGCAGAAAAACAATATAAAAACGGTGTCATAGACTATATAACTGTCATTGATGCCAAACGAAATCTCGAAAAAACGCATATCAATCTCGTTAATCTTAATAAAGAATATTTAAAACAGCTGGCACTTCTTTACAAAGCAATGGGGGAAAATTAA
- a CDS encoding amidohydrolase family protein: MIIDFHTHIFPDKIAKDAITFLSEKGQVKPRTNGTLSALEDSMAESNVDISVVCNVATSPKQVESIFEFSKHIKSKKIFPLPSIHPAADNIESYLLQFKNLGFGGLKMHPDYQKFYIDDKKHYKIYEICRELDMFIIFHTGVDIGYPPPYHATPERIKKVMDNFPKLKIIAAHMGSYQMYDEVERYLFGKDIYFDTAYCLDKMPQNLLKKFFSKHPIERFLFATDSPWCSQKEYVDIFTSFNFLTEEYKEKIFYKNAKELLKI, translated from the coding sequence ATGATTATAGATTTTCATACTCACATTTTTCCTGACAAGATTGCAAAGGATGCCATAACTTTTTTATCAGAAAAGGGTCAGGTAAAGCCCCGCACAAATGGGACTTTATCTGCCCTTGAAGATTCAATGGCTGAGTCAAATGTAGATATCTCTGTAGTATGTAATGTGGCTACAAGCCCAAAGCAGGTAGAAAGCATATTTGAGTTTAGCAAACATATAAAATCCAAAAAGATATTCCCACTCCCAAGTATTCACCCTGCTGCTGATAATATTGAATCATATCTGCTGCAATTTAAGAACTTAGGTTTTGGCGGACTTAAAATGCATCCTGACTATCAAAAATTTTATATAGACGATAAAAAGCATTATAAAATTTATGAAATATGCAGAGAGCTTGATATGTTTATCATATTTCATACGGGAGTTGATATCGGTTATCCCCCACCTTATCACGCTACACCTGAAAGGATAAAAAAAGTCATGGACAATTTTCCAAAATTAAAAATTATTGCCGCACATATGGGAAGTTATCAGATGTATGATGAGGTAGAAAGGTATCTTTTTGGCAAAGATATTTATTTTGACACGGCGTATTGCCTTGATAAAATGCCACAAAATTTATTAAAAAAGTTTTTTAGCAAGCACCCTATCGAACGTTTTCTCTTTGCTACCGATTCGCCTTGGTGCAGCCAAAAAGAATATGTAGATATATTTACGTCTTTTAATTTTCTAACAGAAGAATACAAAGAAAAAATATTTTATAAGAATGCAAAAGAACTCTTAAAAATTTAA
- a CDS encoding polysaccharide deacetylase family protein produces MLIVGLPHFLNAEVLNKVESKDAVLLTFDACETKTPVFFDEKILDFIVKNKIPVTIFVNKKFAERNIERLIEISKYNFIEIENHSANHYQYMQRLDNQTIVNEVKENEKYLYDMLGIKTKYFRFPGFNYDVRGLKVVESLGYKVVHANLISGDPDKNVSAEKMYNYISKKIRPGDIIIFHINGRGYNTHEALPKIYESLKSKGLRPALLSELIN; encoded by the coding sequence ATATTAATTGTGGGTTTGCCTCATTTTTTGAATGCGGAAGTTTTAAATAAAGTTGAAAGTAAAGATGCGGTTTTACTCACTTTTGATGCCTGTGAAACCAAGACCCCTGTCTTTTTTGATGAAAAAATCTTAGATTTTATAGTAAAAAATAAGATACCCGTTACAATCTTTGTAAATAAAAAATTTGCCGAAAGAAATATAGAAAGGCTAATAGAGATAAGCAAATATAATTTTATAGAAATAGAAAATCATTCTGCAAATCATTATCAATACATGCAAAGGCTTGATAATCAGACTATCGTAAATGAAGTGAAAGAGAATGAAAAATATCTTTATGATATGTTAGGAATAAAGACAAAGTATTTCAGATTTCCCGGTTTTAATTACGATGTCAGGGGTCTAAAGGTTGTGGAAAGCCTTGGCTACAAAGTAGTCCATGCAAATTTGATTAGTGGCGACCCTGACAAAAATGTTTCGGCTGAAAAGATGTATAACTATATATCAAAGAAAATAAGACCCGGCGATATTATTATATTTCACATAAATGGCAGAGGGTACAATACGCATGAAGCCTTGCCTAAAATATATGAGTCATTAAAAAGTAAGGGTTTAAGGCCTGCACTCTTAAGTGAGTTAATAAATTAA